GAAGCCGCCGGCGACCGCTTCGACGAGATCGAACTGAACACCTATCCCAACGGCGGCCCGATAACGATCACCGGCGAGCCGCGGGCCGAGGCCGCGCGCCGGGCCGAGCGGCTGCGCAAGCGTACCGGCGTCGAACTGACGGTGGAGCAGATCCTCGACTCGCCGCACATGTTCATCGGCACACTCGACGACCTGCGGCACAAGTTCATCGAGCTGCGCGAGCGTTTCGGTATCAGCTCGTTCCTCGTCGACGATCTCGACGCCCTCGCGCCGGTCATCGAGGAACTCGCCGGGCGATGACGCGTCGGCCCCGGGCAGCCGTGCGCCGGCCGGGGCCGCACTGCATCTAATTCAATCGGCCGGGGGCGTCGAGCAGCCCGACCCGCCGGTGAAGCTCGGCGGCGAACGCCACCCCGCGGGTGGGCCCGAACGACGGAAGCGGGATCTCCATGTGCAGGAAACCGCGGTCGCGCACGCAGACGTCCAGCCGCAGCAGCTTGGTGTAGCCGCCCGAGGCCGTCGTCGGCTCCGAGACCCACACGATCTCCGCCAGCGGGACGTCCACCGCGGCGTCCTTCTTCGGCTTGGCCGTGAACAATCCCAGCCGGTACAAGCTGAAGACGAGCAGCCGTGTGTCGGTCATGACCAGATGGCAGCGCTTCGGGAACTTGATCGAGGACTGGACCACGCCCCCGCCCTGCAGCCGGTTCGCCTGCGCGCCCACCATCCGTCCGACGTTGTGGCCGATCATCATGCCCTCGTTCGATCCGCTCCCGGCCACGGTGCCGAGCAGCCCGCCCATGTCCTTGGCGAACTGGGCCCGTGTCTGCCCGGCCGGGTACATCGGCACCACGGAGACGACCTGCTCGTCCATACCGCGCTCGGCGAGGTAGTAGCGCACGCGTTTGGCGTAGTACTCGGGCGCCGATATCGCAACACTCTCATCAGTCACCCGCCTATGAAAGCACGTGGATGAGCTCGGATCACACCCCTCCGCCGGACCCGCGGACGGACGCCCGGGTGCGCCCAGTCGAGTGATCATCCGCCACCGGTCGGGTTCAAGCGAAGGCGGGGGAGCGGCCCGGTCGCCGAGACTTGAGGTGGTCGGCTGTCGCACCTGCTCGCAGAGCTCGAGGGCGGCTCGCGGGAAGGGAAGCGTTCGAGCACGGGATCGAGGCGGAGCATGGCGCTGGGGGCCGCGTCCGACTCGGAGCTGGCCGAATCCCGCCAGTGGGCGATCAAGAAGGTCGCCGGCGGGCTGATGATCGCCGCCGCGGTGCTGGTCCTGCTGATCACCGGGCTGTTCGACCTGCGCGGCGAACCCTACCCGCCGGCCACCCGGATCGCCAACTACGTACTGTGCCCGCTGGTGGCTGCGTTCGGCCTGTTCCTGTTGCGCACCCCGCGGCGGCTGCCGCTCTGGCTGGCCAACTCCATCCCCTCCGTCGCCGCCGTCCTGATCTGCCTGCCCACCTCGCCCAACCAGGCCGCGGACGCGCTCAGCCCGCTGCTGCTGACCTGGCCGGTGACCTACGCCGCGGCGGTGCTCTCGGCCCGCGTCGCCTGGATCACCGCGGGCGTGGCCGGGGTGGTCTTCGCCGTGCTGGCCTCGCTCAGCCGCGGCGTGGACGGCCTGGTGCTGTGGATCGAGACCGCGGCGTCGCTGGCCGTGGTGTGCGGCATGGTGGTGCGGGTGCAGAACCAGTCGCTGCGGCTGCGCGAGACGCTGGCCCGGCTCGCCCGGACCGACCCGCTGACCGGCCTGATCAACCGTCGGGGCTTCGACGAGGCGCTGGCCCGCGAGCACGCCCGGCGGCTGCGCGGCGGTCCGCCCTCGGCGCTGCTGCTGGTGGACATCGACCACTTCAAGACCGTCAACGACACCTGGGGCCATCCCGCCGGGGACGAGACGCTGCGCCTGCTCAGCGGTCTGCTCAGCAGCACGTTCCGGGCCACCGACGTGGTCGGCCGGATCGGCGGCGAGGAGTTCGCGGCGCTGCTCGTGGACTGCGTCCCACAGGAGGCCGCCGAGCGGGCCCGGGACCTGTGCGACCGCGTGCGCACCCGGGCGCGGGAGTGGGAGCACCCGATCACGGTCAGCGTGGGGGTCGCGGCCAGCCTCGAGCACGCGCCGACCCCGACCGAGCTGATGGCCTCCGCCGACGCCGCGCTCTACGCCGCGAAGGCGGCCGGCCGCGACCGGGTCTGGATCGAACCCTGACGGACGCGTCAGGGGCCGATGATC
This genomic window from Actinospica robiniae DSM 44927 contains:
- a CDS encoding GGDEF domain-containing protein, whose product is MALGAASDSELAESRQWAIKKVAGGLMIAAAVLVLLITGLFDLRGEPYPPATRIANYVLCPLVAAFGLFLLRTPRRLPLWLANSIPSVAAVLICLPTSPNQAADALSPLLLTWPVTYAAAVLSARVAWITAGVAGVVFAVLASLSRGVDGLVLWIETAASLAVVCGMVVRVQNQSLRLRETLARLARTDPLTGLINRRGFDEALAREHARRLRGGPPSALLLVDIDHFKTVNDTWGHPAGDETLRLLSGLLSSTFRATDVVGRIGGEEFAALLVDCVPQEAAERARDLCDRVRTRAREWEHPITVSVGVAASLEHAPTPTELMASADAALYAAKAAGRDRVWIEP